The following coding sequences lie in one Sorghum bicolor cultivar BTx623 chromosome 6, Sorghum_bicolor_NCBIv3, whole genome shotgun sequence genomic window:
- the LOC8071072 gene encoding uncharacterized protein LOC8071072 — protein MATSVACAFFFDAEPLGEPGRHALDACALCSKPLTRNSDIFMYKGDTPFCSEDCRYEQMHHDAACARQAASSSRRKQQQSQRSRGASVAAKADVYVAS, from the coding sequence ATGGCGACGTCGGTGGCctgcgccttcttcttcgacgcGGAGCCGCTGGGCGAGCCCGGGCGGCACGCGCTGGACGCCTGCGCGCTCTGCTCCAAGCCGCTCACCCGCAACAGCGACATCTTCATGTACAAGGGCGACACCCCGTTCTGCAGCGAGGACTGCCGCTACGAGCAGATGCACCACGACGCGGCCTGCGCGCGGCAGGCCGCCAGCAGCAGCCGGCGGAAGCAGCAGCAGTCGCAGCGGAGCAGGGGAGCCTCTGTGGCCGCCAAGGCGGACGTGTACGTGGCCAGCTAG